From the Thermovirga lienii DSM 17291 genome, one window contains:
- a CDS encoding ABC transporter related protein (PFAM: ABC transporter~COGs: COG3842 ABC-type spermidine/putrescine transport systems ATPase components~InterPro IPR003439: IPR017871: IPR003593~KEGG: rxy:Rxyl_1173 ABC transporter related~PFAM: ABC transporter related~SMART: AAA ATPase~SPTR: ABC transporter related): protein MDNNAVTLNCHALRKEFNSTTAVDNISFSLKKGEILCLLGPSGCGKTTTLRLIAGFEKPDEGTISIAGRTVAGGGVFIRPEERKVGVVFQEYALFPHMTVEENIGYGIKNSMQRQQKVEALLKLVGLCGMGERNIHELSGGQQQRVALARALAPEPDLILLDEPFSNLDANLRQQLRWELLDILKKEGRTAVFVTHDREEALALGDWIAVMEGGRILQLGSPEEVYKRPISDKVANLVGEVNWIEAHVHKGKASCILGQVPVSSPVEGKVKLLIRPEQIEIEPHPKGGATVAQKQFLGPTQLVMLTMGPNVIKVRVPSHKHIAIGSNVKISLTHAPIAYKTF from the coding sequence TTGGATAATAACGCAGTCACCTTAAACTGCCATGCGTTACGCAAAGAATTCAACAGTACAACTGCCGTAGATAATATAAGTTTTTCCTTAAAGAAAGGGGAAATTCTTTGCCTTTTGGGCCCCTCAGGTTGTGGCAAAACAACAACCTTGCGGCTCATAGCGGGCTTTGAAAAACCAGATGAAGGAACTATTTCCATAGCTGGCAGAACAGTAGCTGGCGGCGGCGTTTTTATCCGACCGGAAGAGCGCAAGGTAGGTGTTGTCTTCCAGGAATATGCTTTATTCCCCCACATGACAGTCGAAGAAAACATAGGGTATGGGATAAAAAATTCAATGCAGCGGCAACAGAAAGTTGAAGCACTACTGAAATTGGTTGGTCTTTGCGGTATGGGGGAAAGGAATATCCACGAACTGTCCGGAGGTCAGCAGCAGCGGGTGGCTCTGGCTAGAGCTTTGGCACCAGAACCAGATTTAATTCTTTTGGATGAACCGTTCTCCAACCTTGACGCTAACCTTAGGCAGCAACTTCGGTGGGAACTCCTAGATATTTTGAAAAAAGAAGGTCGAACTGCCGTTTTCGTAACCCATGATCGTGAAGAAGCTTTAGCTTTGGGAGATTGGATAGCTGTCATGGAAGGAGGCCGAATACTCCAGCTTGGTTCTCCTGAAGAGGTCTACAAAAGGCCTATAAGTGATAAAGTCGCCAATTTGGTCGGAGAGGTCAACTGGATAGAAGCTCACGTACATAAAGGAAAGGCCAGCTGCATTCTTGGTCAAGTACCTGTGTCTTCGCCCGTGGAGGGCAAAGTCAAACTCTTGATTCGTCCTGAACAGATTGAGATTGAACCTCATCCTAAAGGGGGTGCCACTGTGGCCCAAAAGCAGTTTTTAGGCCCCACCCAGTTGGTAATGCTAACGATGGGACCTAATGTTATCAAAGTCAGAGTCCCTTCCCATAAACACATTGCCATTGGCTCTAATGTTAAGATCAGCCTCACTCACGCCCCCATTGCCTATAAAACATTTTGA
- a CDS encoding pyridoxal phosphate synthase yaaE subunit (PFAM: SNO glutamine amidotransferase family~TIGRFAM: pyridoxal 5'-phosphate synthase, glutaminase subunit Pdx2~COGs: COG0311 glutamine amidotransferase involved in pyridoxine biosynthesis~InterPro IPR002161~KEGG: fno:Fnod_1750 glutamine amidotransferase subunit PdxT~PFAM: SNO glutamine amidotransferase~SPTR: Glutamine amidotransferase subunit pdxT;~TIGRFAM: SNO glutamine amidotransferase) produces MQIGVLGVQGDFREHKLMLERLGIASKVVRTPEDLNQVDGLIIAGGESTTMIRIMKRVGLFDELKNKIIKGLPVYGTCAGMILLSAYVENYLQESLGAIDIHVIRNAYGRQVDSFVEPLEVKGFDRPFEGIFIRAPKVVKWGSSVEVLSELGGAPVMLRQDNVLVSSFHPELTEDPRVHEYFVNMAKGA; encoded by the coding sequence ATGCAGATAGGAGTTTTGGGAGTGCAGGGTGATTTTAGAGAGCACAAGTTGATGCTTGAAAGGCTTGGAATTGCTTCAAAGGTGGTACGGACTCCAGAGGACCTGAATCAGGTGGATGGACTTATTATCGCAGGTGGAGAATCCACGACCATGATAAGAATCATGAAAAGGGTGGGTCTTTTTGACGAACTAAAAAACAAGATAATAAAAGGTCTGCCGGTTTACGGAACTTGTGCAGGTATGATCTTGCTTTCTGCCTATGTAGAAAACTACCTTCAGGAATCTTTAGGAGCTATAGACATACATGTAATAAGAAATGCCTATGGGAGGCAGGTAGATAGTTTCGTGGAGCCTCTAGAGGTAAAGGGATTCGACAGACCCTTTGAGGGCATATTTATAAGAGCACCAAAGGTAGTTAAATGGGGATCTAGTGTCGAAGTGCTGTCCGAGCTTGGAGGGGCCCCTGTTATGCTTAGGCAAGACAACGTTTTGGTGAGTTCCTTTCATCCAGAGCTTACAGAGGACCCAAGAGTTCATGAATATTTTGTAAACATGGCAAAAGGCGCATAG
- a CDS encoding pyridoxal phosphate synthase yaaD subunit (PFAM: SOR/SNZ family~TIGRFAM: pyridoxal 5'-phosphate synthase, synthase subunit Pdx1~COGs: COG0214 Pyridoxine biosynthesis enzyme~InterPro IPR001852: IPR013798~KEGG: fno:Fnod_1751 pyridoxal biosynthesis lyase PdxS~PFAM: Vitamin B6 biosynthesis protein; Indole-3-glycerol phosphate synthase~SPTR: Pyridoxal biosynthesis lyase pdxS;~TIGRFAM: pyridoxine biosynthesis protein) encodes MEKGTWEIKKGFAEMFKGGVIMDVTTAEQARIAEQAGAVAVMALERVPADIRKAGGVARMAKISKIKEIMEAVSIPVMAKVRIGHIVEARILEAMGVDFIDESEVLTPADDKYHIDKHNFSVPFVCGARNLGEALRRIAEGAAMIRTKGEAGTGNIVEAVKHMRTVMSEIRRVQGMPFEELATYAKEIQAPVELLQKIKELGRLPVVNFAAGGVATPADAALMMELGADGVFVGSGIFKSKDPEKMARSIVMAVTYWSDPEMLLKVSEDIGEPMDGLEIETLEVKLQERGW; translated from the coding sequence ATGGAAAAAGGCACATGGGAAATCAAAAAGGGATTTGCGGAGATGTTCAAGGGCGGAGTGATAATGGATGTAACCACTGCGGAACAGGCAAGGATTGCAGAACAAGCTGGAGCAGTTGCGGTTATGGCTCTTGAGAGGGTTCCGGCGGATATCCGAAAGGCCGGAGGCGTGGCCAGAATGGCCAAGATAAGCAAGATCAAGGAAATAATGGAGGCCGTGTCGATTCCCGTAATGGCCAAGGTCAGAATCGGCCACATTGTAGAAGCCCGGATCCTAGAAGCTATGGGAGTGGATTTCATAGACGAGTCTGAAGTTTTGACTCCGGCGGACGATAAATATCACATCGATAAGCACAACTTCAGCGTGCCGTTTGTGTGCGGGGCTAGAAACTTGGGAGAGGCTCTAAGAAGGATTGCAGAGGGAGCTGCCATGATAAGGACCAAGGGCGAAGCAGGGACAGGAAACATCGTTGAAGCTGTAAAACACATGCGAACCGTCATGTCAGAGATAAGAAGAGTGCAAGGCATGCCTTTTGAGGAACTGGCAACTTACGCAAAGGAGATACAAGCGCCAGTGGAGCTTCTGCAAAAGATCAAGGAGCTAGGAAGGTTGCCGGTGGTCAACTTTGCTGCAGGAGGAGTGGCTACGCCTGCCGATGCTGCTTTGATGATGGAGCTGGGGGCTGATGGAGTGTTTGTGGGGAGCGGAATTTTCAAATCTAAGGATCCCGAAAAGATGGCAAGGTCCATAGTAATGGCAGTAACTTATTGGAGCGATCCAGAAATGCTGCTTAAGGTTTCAGAGGACATAGGAGAACCCATGGATGGATTAGAGATTGAAACCCTGGAAGTAAAACTCCAAGAAAGAGGATGGTAG
- a CDS encoding protein of unknown function DUF125 transmembrane (PFAM: VIT family; Rubrerythrin~COGs: COG1814 Uncharacterized membrane protein~InterPro IPR008217~KEGG: tna:CTN_0174 hypothetical protein~PFAM: protein of unknown function DUF125 transmembrane~SPTR: Rubrerythrin family protein), whose translation MKDISSSTKETLLKLQKNEITEHYIYKRLTRRMKGENQKVLLKIAEDEMRHAKIWQKYTKSATKPNMLKVFFYLILAILFGVTFAIKIMERGELSAEEAYQSIAEEVPEAEQVAKEEEEHENALIEMLDEERLKYIGSMVLGLNDALVELSGALAGFTFALTESRLVGVAGLITGVAATLSMGASEYLSQRSESGELHPLKAAIYTGIAYLITVTLLVAPYFIVPNVYLALLWALFDAFLVILFFSYFVSIVKDTPFRPALLEMSCISFGVAAVSFAIGLLARKFIPVEL comes from the coding sequence ATGAAAGATATCTCTAGTTCGACCAAGGAAACTCTGCTTAAACTGCAAAAAAACGAGATTACTGAACACTACATATACAAGCGCCTGACCCGCAGAATGAAGGGAGAAAACCAAAAGGTCCTGCTCAAAATCGCAGAGGACGAAATGCGCCATGCAAAAATATGGCAAAAGTACACCAAAAGCGCTACAAAGCCCAATATGTTAAAGGTTTTCTTTTATTTGATATTGGCCATTTTGTTCGGGGTCACCTTCGCGATAAAGATAATGGAACGGGGCGAGCTATCTGCAGAAGAAGCCTACCAATCCATCGCAGAGGAAGTTCCTGAAGCTGAGCAGGTGGCAAAAGAAGAAGAGGAGCACGAAAATGCCCTAATAGAAATGCTTGACGAAGAACGTCTAAAATACATCGGCTCCATGGTATTGGGGCTCAACGACGCCTTGGTGGAACTTTCCGGCGCCCTTGCTGGATTCACCTTCGCCCTGACAGAAAGCCGCCTCGTTGGCGTCGCAGGACTTATAACCGGCGTGGCCGCTACCCTGTCAATGGGAGCTTCTGAGTATCTATCTCAGCGTTCAGAATCAGGAGAACTTCACCCCCTTAAAGCCGCCATTTATACGGGCATCGCTTACCTAATAACGGTGACCCTCCTGGTAGCTCCCTATTTCATAGTGCCAAACGTCTACCTTGCACTGCTTTGGGCGCTCTTTGACGCCTTTTTGGTTATATTGTTCTTCTCCTACTTCGTCTCGATAGTCAAGGACACTCCTTTTAGGCCCGCCTTACTTGAGATGAGTTGCATAAGTTTCGGGGTGGCTGCAGTATCATTTGCTATAGGACTTTTGGCAAGAAAGTTTATTCCAGTGGAACTTTAA
- a CDS encoding nitroreductase (PFAM: Nitroreductase family~COGs: COG0778 Nitroreductase~InterPro IPR000415~KEGG: hoh:Hoch_2261 nitroreductase~PFAM: nitroreductase~SPTR: Nitroreductase) produces MGREAQTKFAVHESIKKRCSPRAFSDYLPTFEELGSLLEAARWAPSCFNGQPWRFILARKDQEELYQTIFECLVDKNQKWAYQAPVLGIMAAKKTFDYNGKPNFWSDFDCGLAMGQLVLQAEILGLSVHIMAGFHKDKAKEVFNIPEDFEPLVAFAIGRKGDPDTLPEEYAEQEKAPRERKSLQELVFGKEWGKPVEWLE; encoded by the coding sequence ATGGGAAGAGAGGCGCAGACAAAATTTGCAGTACATGAGTCTATAAAAAAGCGGTGTAGCCCCAGAGCCTTTTCTGATTACTTGCCCACATTTGAGGAGCTGGGGTCGCTGCTCGAAGCTGCCCGATGGGCTCCAAGCTGTTTCAATGGCCAACCCTGGAGGTTCATACTGGCCCGCAAAGACCAAGAAGAGCTTTACCAAACCATCTTTGAGTGCCTTGTAGACAAAAACCAGAAATGGGCCTACCAGGCTCCAGTTCTGGGAATCATGGCAGCAAAAAAGACCTTCGACTACAACGGCAAGCCTAACTTTTGGTCTGATTTCGACTGCGGCCTTGCCATGGGGCAGCTTGTGCTTCAAGCTGAGATTTTGGGTCTCAGCGTTCACATTATGGCCGGGTTCCATAAGGACAAAGCCAAGGAAGTCTTCAACATTCCTGAGGACTTTGAGCCTTTGGTCGCTTTTGCCATTGGCAGAAAAGGAGACCCCGACACACTGCCTGAAGAATACGCAGAACAAGAAAAGGCCCCCAGGGAACGCAAGAGCCTGCAGGAACTGGTATTTGGCAAAGAATGGGGCAAGCCAGTTGAGTGGCTAGAGTAA
- a CDS encoding plasmid stabilization system (PFAM: Plasmid stabilisation system protein~COGs: COG2026 Cytotoxic translational repressor of toxin-antitoxin stability system~InterPro IPR007712~KEGG: alv:Alvin_1697 addiction module toxin, RelE/StbE family~PFAM: plasmid stabilization system~SPTR: Addiction module toxin, RelE/StbE family), whose protein sequence is MYSVYVTKSVEKTLKKLSRRDQKRIGDAISSLATNPRPNGVCKLAGENSLYRIRVGDYRIIYDIQDKKLTVLVIRIGLRGEIYRELWKL, encoded by the coding sequence ATGTATTCAGTGTATGTAACGAAATCTGTAGAAAAGACCCTGAAGAAGCTTTCTAGAAGGGATCAGAAACGGATAGGGGATGCTATTAGTTCTTTGGCTACAAACCCAAGGCCTAATGGAGTTTGTAAGTTAGCTGGAGAAAACTCATTGTATCGTATTAGAGTTGGAGACTATCGAATAATTTATGATATTCAGGACAAGAAACTTACAGTTTTAGTTATTCGTATTGGATTGCGAGGAGAGATATATAGAGAGCTTTGGAAATTGTGA
- a CDS encoding prevent-host-death family protein (PFAM: Phd_YefM~TIGRFAM: prevent-host-death family protein~InterPro IPR006442~KEGG: gur:Gura_2098 prevent-host-death family protein~SPTR: Prevent-host-death family protein;~TIGRFAM: prevent-host-death family protein): MGKEMTITEARSNFADLVNQATYAKERILINRRGKHVAAIVPIEDMELLEKIEDTIDVKLARRALSESEEIIAWEEVARKLGL; this comes from the coding sequence ATGGGCAAAGAAATGACTATCACTGAAGCTCGTTCAAATTTTGCTGATTTGGTGAACCAGGCAACCTACGCAAAGGAGCGTATTTTGATTAATCGCAGGGGCAAACATGTTGCTGCTATTGTTCCCATTGAAGATATGGAACTTTTGGAGAAGATTGAGGACACAATTGATGTGAAGCTGGCGCGTAGGGCCCTATCCGAGTCTGAGGAGATAATAGCTTGGGAAGAAGTAGCTAGGAAGCTTGGTCTTTAA
- a CDS encoding DegT/DnrJ/EryC1/StrS aminotransferase (PFAM: DegT/DnrJ/EryC1/StrS aminotransferase family~COGs: COG0399 pyridoxal phosphate-dependent enzyme apparently involved in regulation of cell wall biogenesis~InterPro IPR000653~KEGG: slp:Slip_0175 DegT/DnrJ/EryC1/StrS aminotransferase~PFAM: DegT/DnrJ/EryC1/StrS aminotransferase~SPTR: DegT/DnrJ/EryC1/StrS aminotransferase) — translation MKAEKPRIYLSPPHLSGYEEEYIKQAFRDNWIAPLGPHVDAFERELAEYVGVKGAVALSSGTAGIHLALRLLGVGKGDVVFCSTLTFIASVNPVLYQGGVPVFIDSEPASWNMSPSALRKAFKWAERKGRLPKAVVAVDLYGQSADMEPILQICREYGVPVVEDAAEALGATYKGKKCGSLGDFGVFSFNGNKIITTSGGGMLVSDDVKALEKARFWATQARDRAVWYQHSEMGYNYRMSNVLAGIGRGQLRVIEERVARRREVFLRYQQALGDIEGIGFMPEASFGRSNRWLTVMTVDEEKLSASPLDLINALEGENIESRPVWKPMHLQPLFAGCEYFTHEDGVSISDGLFKKGLCLPSGSSLAEEEQERVIGVIRKVLGG, via the coding sequence ATGAAAGCTGAAAAACCGCGCATCTACCTCTCCCCTCCCCACCTGAGCGGTTATGAGGAGGAGTACATAAAACAGGCTTTTCGGGACAACTGGATAGCCCCCTTAGGGCCGCATGTAGATGCCTTTGAAAGGGAGCTGGCAGAATATGTGGGGGTTAAGGGAGCAGTAGCCTTAAGTTCGGGTACGGCCGGGATTCACCTGGCCTTAAGGCTTTTAGGGGTAGGGAAGGGTGATGTGGTTTTCTGCTCTACCCTCACCTTTATAGCCAGTGTAAACCCGGTTCTGTATCAGGGAGGGGTGCCGGTTTTTATCGATTCGGAGCCGGCAAGCTGGAATATGTCCCCGTCCGCGCTCAGGAAGGCTTTTAAGTGGGCAGAGAGGAAAGGGAGGCTGCCTAAGGCAGTAGTGGCAGTTGACCTCTACGGGCAGAGTGCGGATATGGAGCCGATACTTCAGATATGCCGGGAATACGGGGTGCCGGTGGTGGAAGATGCTGCTGAAGCCCTGGGGGCTACATATAAAGGGAAGAAGTGCGGAAGCTTAGGGGATTTCGGCGTTTTTTCCTTCAACGGCAATAAGATAATAACTACTTCCGGCGGCGGGATGCTGGTGTCTGACGATGTAAAGGCCCTGGAAAAGGCAAGGTTCTGGGCTACCCAGGCGCGGGACAGGGCGGTGTGGTACCAGCACAGCGAGATGGGATACAACTACCGCATGAGCAATGTCCTGGCCGGCATAGGAAGGGGACAGCTCAGGGTTATCGAGGAAAGGGTAGCCAGGAGAAGGGAGGTTTTTTTAAGGTATCAGCAGGCCCTCGGGGATATAGAGGGGATAGGTTTCATGCCGGAAGCCTCTTTCGGCAGGTCCAACCGCTGGCTTACGGTGATGACGGTGGATGAGGAAAAACTTTCCGCATCCCCCCTGGATTTGATAAATGCCCTGGAGGGGGAAAATATTGAATCCCGGCCGGTGTGGAAGCCGATGCACCTGCAGCCTCTTTTTGCCGGGTGTGAGTATTTTACCCATGAAGATGGGGTAAGCATATCTGACGGGCTTTTTAAGAAAGGCCTCTGCCTCCCTTCCGGCTCCAGCCTTGCGGAAGAGGAGCAGGAGAGGGTGATAGGGGTTATAAGGAAGGTTCTGGGAGGATAA
- a CDS encoding sugar O-acyltransferase, sialic acid O-acetyltransferase NeuD family (TIGRFAM: sugar O-acyltransferase, sialic acid O-acetyltransferase NeuD family~COGs: COG0110 Acetyltransferase (isoleucine patch superfamily)~InterPro IPR020019: IPR001451~KEGG: tte:TTE0666 acetyltransferase~SPTR: Acetyltransferases (The isoleucine patch superfamily);~TIGRFAM: sugar O-acyltransferase, sialic acid O-acetyltransferase NeuD family), translating to MEKKPLVIIGAGGLGREVAWLVEDINRKEKVWEFIGFIDDFKEGFTPEGYPIIGKTEDLYDMREKLHLALAVADASIRKRLACELKGAGFEFATLIHPSAMMSRHVRIGEGSIICAGSIITTNVVLGSFCIVNPGCFIGHDTVLSDFVSLMPGVNVAGDVRIGEGAYLGLSACVINMRSIGDGSIIGGGAAVVHDIPSRVVAVGVPARVIKNLNL from the coding sequence ATGGAGAAAAAACCTTTGGTCATCATAGGCGCAGGCGGACTGGGGCGGGAAGTGGCCTGGCTGGTGGAGGATATAAACAGAAAAGAAAAGGTATGGGAGTTTATAGGCTTTATCGATGATTTCAAGGAAGGGTTTACCCCGGAAGGCTACCCGATAATAGGAAAGACTGAAGATTTATATGATATGAGGGAAAAACTCCATCTGGCTTTGGCTGTTGCTGATGCCAGCATAAGAAAGAGGCTGGCCTGTGAGCTTAAAGGGGCAGGGTTTGAGTTTGCCACCCTTATCCACCCTTCGGCGATGATGTCCAGGCATGTCAGGATAGGGGAAGGCTCTATTATATGTGCCGGCAGCATAATAACCACCAATGTGGTTCTGGGAAGTTTCTGCATAGTTAATCCTGGGTGTTTTATCGGGCATGACACGGTGCTTTCTGATTTTGTAAGCCTGATGCCGGGGGTTAATGTGGCAGGGGATGTCAGGATTGGCGAGGGGGCCTATCTGGGCTTAAGTGCCTGTGTTATAAATATGAGAAGTATAGGGGATGGTAGCATAATAGGGGGAGGGGCAGCCGTTGTCCATGATATCCCTTCCCGGGTGGTGGCAGTGGGGGTTCCAGCCCGGGTTATTAAAAATCTTAACTTATGA
- a CDS encoding Undecaprenyl-phosphate galactose phosphotransferase (PFAM: Bacterial sugar transferase~COGs: COG2148 Sugar transferase involved in lipopolysaccharide synthesis~InterPro IPR003362~KEGG: tte:TTE0665 lipopolysaccharide synthesis sugar transferase~PFAM: sugar transferase~PRIAM: Undecaprenyl-phosphate galactose phosphotransferase~SPTR: Sugar transferases involved in lipopolysaccharide synthesis) has protein sequence MKLFLKRFFDILISFFLLVLFFPFMLLIALAVYLNMGKPVIFSQIRPGLGGKPFSMYKFRTMTDERDEEGNLLPDEQRLTRLGIFLRSTSLDELPELFNVLKGDMSLVGPRPLLMQYLTRYTPEQARRHEVKPGITGWAQVNGRNNLTWEERFRLDVWYVDNWSLWLDIKILFMTLLKVLKREGINAEGCATMPEFMGTEMLVEAESAREEE, from the coding sequence ATGAAGCTTTTTTTAAAAAGATTTTTCGATATATTGATTTCCTTTTTTTTGCTGGTTTTGTTTTTCCCTTTTATGTTGCTGATTGCGCTGGCGGTATATCTAAATATGGGAAAACCGGTTATTTTCAGCCAGATTCGACCAGGCCTTGGGGGAAAGCCTTTTAGTATGTATAAGTTTCGCACTATGACTGATGAGAGGGATGAAGAAGGAAATCTTCTTCCCGATGAGCAGAGGCTTACTAGGCTGGGGATTTTTTTGCGGAGTACCAGTTTAGATGAACTGCCGGAGCTTTTTAATGTATTAAAGGGGGATATGAGTCTGGTAGGGCCTCGGCCTCTTTTGATGCAGTATCTGACGCGTTATACACCGGAACAGGCGCGCAGGCATGAAGTAAAGCCAGGAATAACAGGCTGGGCACAGGTTAACGGCCGAAATAATCTAACCTGGGAAGAAAGATTTAGGCTTGATGTATGGTATGTTGACAATTGGTCATTGTGGCTGGATATAAAGATACTTTTCATGACATTGCTTAAGGTATTGAAAAGAGAAGGTATAAATGCAGAGGGATGTGCTACTATGCCAGAGTTTATGGGAACAGAAATGCTGGTTGAAGCTGAGTCAGCCAGAGAAGAAGAATAA
- a CDS encoding glycosyl transferase group 1 (PFAM: Glycosyl transferases group 1~COGs: COG0438 Glycosyltransferase~InterPro IPR001296~KEGG: dtu:Dtur_0585 glycosyl transferase group 1~PFAM: glycosyl transferase group 1~SPTR: Glycosyl transferase group 1;~manually curated) → MNIWLVNHYAIHPSVPGGSRHYSLAKELVKKGHKVTIIASNFQHGVGKYNAELPMGRKYKEEFLDGIRFLWIDTPPYEGNTIRRLFNMFVFSWRLRFNNYFAGDNEKPDVIIGSSPHPFAALSAARLADKYKIPFVVEIRDLWPQSLIDLGRISKYHPFIILLAWLEKYLYRKAERIIVLLPGAAQYIRDLGIKEEKVVWIPNGIDTDLFPNMDLNKKADGKFTVMYAGAHGLANNLEIILYAAQKLQEEGFEDRIIFRLIGEGPEKHNLQMLAEKLNLKNVIFKDPIPKNEIHYNLSKADAFLMILKKSSVFRWGVSPNKLFDYFIMAKPIIWAVEAFNDPVKEAGAGVSIPPEDPVALAEAVKELFYMKPEERLEMGLKGREYVLKNYDFKFLASRLENVLLELVEK, encoded by the coding sequence ATTAATATCTGGCTTGTAAATCATTATGCCATTCATCCTTCTGTGCCAGGAGGGAGCAGGCATTACAGTTTGGCAAAAGAACTGGTAAAAAAGGGACATAAAGTAACTATTATTGCTTCTAACTTTCAGCATGGAGTTGGTAAATATAATGCTGAATTACCGATGGGGAGGAAATATAAAGAGGAGTTCTTGGATGGAATAAGGTTTTTATGGATTGATACTCCACCTTATGAGGGAAATACGATCAGGCGGTTATTTAATATGTTTGTCTTCAGTTGGAGATTGCGTTTTAACAATTACTTTGCTGGAGATAATGAAAAGCCAGATGTAATTATAGGGTCCTCTCCGCATCCGTTTGCAGCTTTATCTGCTGCTAGGCTGGCTGATAAATACAAGATACCTTTTGTAGTAGAAATAAGGGATCTTTGGCCGCAGTCCCTTATTGATTTAGGCAGAATATCTAAATATCATCCTTTCATCATTCTGCTTGCTTGGCTGGAAAAATACCTCTATCGGAAGGCAGAGAGAATAATTGTACTTTTACCCGGAGCAGCGCAGTATATTAGAGATTTGGGCATAAAAGAAGAAAAGGTGGTATGGATACCTAATGGAATTGATACAGATTTGTTCCCTAATATGGATTTAAATAAAAAAGCAGATGGCAAGTTTACAGTCATGTATGCTGGTGCTCATGGGTTGGCGAATAACCTGGAAATTATTTTGTATGCGGCTCAAAAATTACAGGAAGAAGGGTTTGAAGATAGAATAATATTCCGTTTAATAGGGGAAGGACCGGAAAAACATAATTTACAGATGTTGGCTGAAAAACTTAATTTAAAAAATGTAATTTTTAAAGATCCAATTCCCAAAAATGAAATACATTATAATCTAAGTAAAGCAGATGCTTTTTTGATGATTTTAAAAAAATCAAGTGTTTTCAGATGGGGAGTCAGTCCTAATAAACTTTTTGACTACTTTATCATGGCAAAGCCTATAATATGGGCAGTAGAAGCTTTTAATGATCCGGTTAAAGAAGCAGGGGCGGGAGTATCTATACCCCCAGAAGATCCTGTGGCATTGGCAGAAGCAGTGAAGGAACTCTTTTATATGAAACCGGAAGAAAGGCTGGAAATGGGATTGAAAGGCAGGGAATATGTATTAAAGAATTATGATTTTAAATTTTTGGCTTCACGTTTAGAAAATGTACTTTTGGAGCTGGTTGAAAAATAG